Proteins from a single region of Haloarcula laminariae:
- a CDS encoding DUF2270 domain-containing protein yields MSDYDDQRDQPEQFDPSGERERRLGAGLFEREMGPSSSLAHLYRGEVHRMTRWRERLDRTTNWAVTVIAAILTWAFSDPANPHYLVLVGLVTLGVFLGIEAHRYRGFDVWRSRVRLVQENVWAPGLDPSRDVSDREWRRKLSDDYRQPTVKIPFEEALAHRLRRVYLALFSVVNAAWIIRVTAFAGGADWPASAAIGMVPGAVVTAAVALVYLAGVVIAVRPREWHSRSELRTEQIDDWQQP; encoded by the coding sequence ATGAGCGACTACGACGACCAGCGAGACCAGCCCGAGCAGTTCGACCCCAGTGGCGAGCGCGAACGGCGCCTCGGCGCGGGGTTGTTCGAGCGGGAGATGGGGCCAAGCTCCTCGTTGGCTCATCTCTACCGCGGCGAGGTCCACCGGATGACCCGCTGGCGCGAACGGCTCGACCGGACGACCAACTGGGCGGTGACGGTCATCGCGGCTATCCTCACGTGGGCCTTCTCGGACCCGGCTAACCCACACTACCTGGTACTCGTGGGACTGGTCACGCTCGGCGTCTTCCTCGGCATCGAGGCCCACCGGTACCGCGGGTTCGACGTGTGGCGCTCCCGGGTCAGGCTCGTCCAGGAGAACGTCTGGGCGCCCGGACTGGACCCGAGCCGCGACGTAAGCGACCGGGAGTGGCGACGGAAGCTGAGTGACGACTACCGCCAGCCGACGGTGAAGATACCCTTCGAGGAAGCCCTGGCCCACCGGCTTCGGCGGGTGTATCTGGCGCTCTTTTCCGTCGTGAACGCCGCGTGGATCATCCGCGTGACCGCGTTCGCCGGCGGGGCCGACTGGCCGGCGAGCGCGGCCATCGGAATGGTGCCGGGGGCCGTCGTCACGGCCGCCGTCGCGCTCGTCTACCTCGCCGGTGTCGTCATCGCGGTCCGACCCCGGGAGTGGCACTCCCGGTCGGAACTGCGGACGGAGCAGATAGACGACTGGCAGCAGCCGTAG